gcagaaaatggaaataaagtacctcaaaacttaagtacagtacttgagtaaaccACCACTGGTAATTTTCTAGGAAAGAacttggtactaattataggaaaagaaggaagaacTTCTTtatttaaacccaagtaaatattcattcatttatcatttattattgaAAGCTTTTTTTCTCCCAATATGTTGAATTGTCTGCTTGCTTAagacaaatttcacatgtttgcatgtttagcATGTAATCTGACTAAAACACTTTTTAGGGTTACACTAGCAATTAATTAGAAAGAAATATTGTGAAATAATTGAACACTATCTATTTTACCTCTAACTAGTACTAAAGTAAAGGCTATTTTTCTAGAGAACTTCTTAGAAATTCATTAGAAATTAAGGAACCCTGAAATAAAGAGTTAGTGAGATACTCCCCATGTCCTGTTagaagtctgtgtttgtgcgtgtgtactgtacatgtgtgtgcgtTTAATATGTCAGCGGTCTTTATCAGCGAGTGCCAGCttgcagtaacacacacacactcggccTCTCACAGGGACCGTAAGAAACACAGTCCTCTCCTGAAGACACGCAGCACTGAAGGTAAATGACTCTCCTCAGACCTTATTGAGACTTTGTAGTTCTGTAGCTGtcttaaatattaattattgaCATTAAAACGCCTGTAAATGATTTCTTATTaaaaattaatcaaacaaaGATCTGTATGCGGTGTCTGTGCTTTGTACCCCTATCTGCTTATCAAGCGACCTCACATGAGGTCTTGGCCATAAACTTCATAGTCCTGACCTCAAGATTGAAAGTGTGCCATAATGTAActaatgtaactaagtacatttactcaagtacttgaggtacttgtactggACCTGAGTTTCATgcaactttctacttctactccactacatctcagagggaaaatatagcactttgttttaatttcacaaCAATCCAACatctttagttactagttactttacaaattaagaatTTTGCTCACAAAACATACggagagcttataaaatatgatgttttgtcatAATTTAAACTACCCAACCTTATatagtacagctgaaacgagaGAGAGGTTTGGTTTTGCTGTCAGTGCACTAGACGcacaaaacatccaaaagaatGCTATATGTTGTAACATGTATTATTTGTTAGTTATATGAAAACATAAtatcatattaatattatgttttatatgtgGTACTTTAGAAAATtgtataatgtaaatatttggcACTAAACTGGTGGTACACTATAAACTAGTTTTAGATTATTCAATAGTACATCACATGTAGTGTCACGTATTTAATTGCATAAAATCAGTATGAAAGTCGCcataaatatattcatttaaCACAAATGGCACAAACAATGTCTGGTCATACACAAAGCAGGTACTGTAGCTGTACATTTTATAATAGGCACAGAGTGACTAGAACAATTGAAAAACCTGCACATTCAAATGTCCTGTAATAATACAGCCTCACAACACACCACAGAGCTGAATCTATACCTCtctgacataaaataaaaaacagaaacatgatcATTACTGCAGGACTCTTGTTGAACTGCATTAATTTCtatcttttaataatttaaatccAAACAGCTTTTGAAAAccatatttgattttattaatccCCACAAAGAAAATGAAGTAATGGGTATCAATACGTAATTAATCTATGTTCATCTGTGTGAGCACTTGTCCAATGTTGAGTCACTACATTGATAGTAAGCTTTGCCTTCTCTACAAGCCAGTCATCAGTTTGGAATAGaaggttttatgtttttctggactttaattttgttgtttaatgttaatgttacacATTCCTTCTAGTTACAGCTGAATGATCGCTTTTTAAGCCTTAAATCGATAGTATACAGTCAGAGCCAGACTATAAAGCCAGACTATAAATGTGGGAGTAGTTTCTTTAATGTTAGTGTTCCTACAAGTTAATATGTAATCtgccaaaaacaaataattcagCCATCAGAAGATATAAAGAGCAGCGGCTGCTTATGGTTTCCTCATCTTCCAAAGGAACCAAATACGACACACGATTCAATTAATCTAAGATGACTTAGATaaatcttcttctcttctctccagtGATTGGTAACCATGAAGGGGCTTCTGCTCCCGTGTCTGCTCCTCTTGtttggaggtcaaaggtcatcagcATGCCCCCACCTTTGCTCCTGCCATGGCAGTCAGGTGAATTGCAGCAGCAGGTTTCTCACCTCCTCCTCGCTACCCACCAGTTTCCCTGCTGAGACCACCGAGCTCCGTCTCCACAACAACCTGCTGAGCAGCCTCCCTAATGGACTCCTAGATGATTTGAAATCCCTCCGCTCTGTCTCCCTTCATGGTAACCCCTGGATATGTGACTGTGGCGTCCTCTACCTGCGAGCCTGGCTGCTGCGTCAGCCTGCCACCCTCACATCACACCTGGGCGTCAACTGCAGCTTCCCTCCCGGCCTGAGAGGGCGGCTGGTGGTGTATTTAACCGAAGAGGAGGTCCTAGAGTCCTGCCACTACTGGTACTGTGACCTGGCTTTGGCCTCGcaggtgtgtctgtttgtgtttgtggtggtGCAGGCGTGTGTGCTGGTGGCTCTCCTCGTGTTCCTGAGGAGGTTCGAGAAGCTGTCCAAAGTGGCGAAGAGAACCACAGAGGAGAGCTTCACAGCCATGGAGGGTCTTAGGGAGAACGAGTACGTGCCTTTAAAGGACTGCAGCTTCTGAGATGGAGCTGTGATGTGTGATTGTTAgatacataaaaagaaaaagagctgTTCATCGTTTGCACACTGGAGAGAAAACGTCTCTCACATGCTTTTTGTGTGTCAGACTGTAATTCCAAAGTTCCTTTTTATGCACAAGCAGGtgaaaaattaaaggaaaaacctgaataaatggaGAAACATAATacatgcagatgcttccatacagggcaCAAGTGTAATGGTTTGATAAGTATGAAAATAACGTGAATCGTATGCTACATCACCAACCCAATTCCAATTGAACACCAGTATGGGAGATTCTGGACAACACTGAAGTTATTCTGGCAGCTTGTGATGGCCCAACACGTCACTAAGAtactttatgttggtttttccttgaATATGTCACCCGTCTGTGTATACGTAGACCATCATACACCACTGTGTACCACTGTAGAATAgactaaatgaaaataaagattaaaaatagTCTTTTTAATCAGAGCCTGACcaatattggatttttgaggctgataccaATGTTGTTATTTGAGAGTAGAATTTCCTGTAACAATATACAGGATGAAATTAATTTCATAACACTGACAATATTTTAATAAGGATccccaagatatgtactgagcaggTCATTTTACAGTTAAGAAATTAACTTGCCAGTGCTCTCTGGTAGACAAACTGTGTAAACTACTACGAACAAGATCACTAGCATTTCTGTATTGCAATTCTTTGTTACTTGCTGATATATCTGTGTGAAACTAATATCACTTGATAATATTGCAAATTGGTTGGGCTGTAGTCTGCACAGTCTACTCATTGCACTTGCTCCCAATAAACTCTTTTTTAttgacataataataatgatcacatgaagaaacaggtgtgattaaaattgactttgtgtttttattttttactttgtaaaCGAAATTCCTGCATTATagatgaaattaaaaaataaatttaatggaaaaatgATGTGGACTTGTTTTCTCAAATCTCCTTTCATTGAAAAGATGCTGAGTCATGAGTTGATATTTAgatctttatatatatttggaCAGACACACTTTATATATAGGCCATATTGTTCTTTTCAACAGCTCCACAACTTACAAAACACGTGTCCTTAAATTATGATCAACAAACAGTGCAACGTATGCAAAACACCAAATACTATTTGGTAGGTATTGGGCATAGACCgtatatctttatatacagtctttATGATATTGGGGGTTATTTTTCTTTGTAGCGGAACCTTTCTGTGGAGACAACGTTTCCGCGGCGGACAGTTTTACCCGACGGACCCTCGTATGTTTACACGTGAGGTTTGTGCAGGTCTGTAATTTCAAACTTCAAGTGTTAAAATCTCAAATGCCGTTGTTTGACCTGTTAAATAAAAAGGTTGTCTTTTATAATATTCATAAACATTTAGTCGCTTGTGTAAATTACATGTATACCGTAATGGTTAAGACAAAGGTAGCTAGTTAGCTCTTGTTACGTTAGCTGTTAGGTGTCTAACATTACACGTTATGACATAGTGGGCTTGTATACATagtttgttatttattcatttccagACCTCACTTTAAAATGGGAAAACTGAGGAAGAAACACAACTGGAGGGGAAGACAAAAAAGTGACCCTCAACAACCAGCAGGTGAAGAGAAGACAGAAATTGTGGTGGAGCTGCAAGGTAGGAATTCAAAGATGAAATCCATAAACTGGTCAAATTATTTTGTCTAGATCGCCACTTCAATTTGTTGTCTGTTTGGCATTGGCTTGTAACAGTCTCCGGGCTTTATTTTCATCAGATGGGGGCAGGCTAAAAGGTGTGGACGAGAGCAACGCTTTGGTCCTCCCAGCCAACAAAGCCAAGAAGAAGAAAGCCTCAGTGACACCTGTGTCCACCAAAAAGCCCCTCACCAAGAAGCAGAGGAAAGAGCTGCAGAAGGTCCTGGAGCGCAAGGAAAAGAAAGCTCAGGTGAGAGACAGTTCAGACAAAGCTGTGTAGCTTTATGAAGAAAGATGTTTCTCTGACCAGGTTTTTACAAACAATCTGTTTTAGCCACGGTAACAACTTTACAACAAGGTCTTTAGTAGTGCTGAAACACTTATTAATGTTTTAGTTGATCGACAGCATTTAGTGatttattaagaaaaaacaccaaacattctTTGGTTCCAGGttgtcaaatgtgaggatttgctgcttttattgaaCGCAATACATTTTTACTACAATACAAAAACTGCCCCAATCTGTGCTGAAAGTTAGCTTTGATGGTCTGGTCAATTTTgtagtcttgtttgtttatccTTTGATCtgatagttcctgatttaaattaGACTCTTAAATTAGAAACTTcagtttcttttgttaaatggaaaaaaatgttttgtagagaaacactttttaaacaaatatgtcctttggggcatttttgtgcctttttattacagacagtagagagatgaaaGGAACTGAGGGAGAGAGTGAATCGAAGACATTGAaagtattattgttttgttattagtATTGAATTTATTCCTACTCACAGTAACTCGTCTTGCATAAGATCATCAGGTATACTGGACATAAATTGTCAAACTCTGCCCTTAAGACTTTTTGGCAAATTTGATATTTAAAGGACTAGATCACAACACACTTACgtttcctgctgttttttctCGTCCAGAGAGCAGACATCCTGACCAAACTAGCTGAGGTGCAACTTCCAGAGTCTGAACTGAAGCTGCTGTACACCACGTCCAAACTGGGAACAGGAGACAAACTTTACCAGACTAAACAGTAAGCGCACAAATGCAGCAGATTAGCTAAGATAAACAAAGGTCTTTTGTCTCATTGGAAGATATGGAGACGGTGGAGGAGTCCAGGGGTCTTATATTTTTGGGTTATTTCCAGGTCATCAGATGAAATTAAAGATGAAGACTCGGGTCCAAAGATCAGCAGCGTCAGTGGAGcgaacagaaaaagaaaatggaaagacGACGAGGACGTAGAAGAGGAACAAAAGGCAGAAGAAAGTATTGATCTGGACACCTcgtctgatgatgatgaggaggatgaagacgTGAATGAGACCACGGAGATGAGTGAATCTAAGGAAACCACCTCTCCATGTCAGGAGACAGagaacaaacaggaagtgaagggAGAACAACACAAAACGGAGCAAGATGGACAGAATGAGAAGAAGATCACAGATCAGGAGAAAGTCCCAAACAAGAAGCCGTCGCAGCCGGCTATCTTCGTTCCTGTTGACAGATTACCAGaaatacaggtgtgtgtgctcactgtatgtgtgtctgagaaCGTAGAAGGACTGAGTACATCTTTAAACTACAGGTTTTCCATTCACAcaggtgtgttgtttttttgtgagcTTGCTTTAAGTGTATTTCAATCTGTTGCTGTAGGAGGCTCGTCTGAAGCTGCCCGTTCTGGCAGAGGAGCAGGTCATCATGGAGGCAGTGAGAGAAAATCCCTGTGTCGTCATCtgtggagagacaggaagtggaaaGACCACTCAAGTGCCTCAGTTTCTGTATGAAGCCGGCTATGCCAGGTAGGTTATCCTCTTTATGGTCCTGTCCTTAAATGTTTCACTGGATATTTACCTAGAAAAATGGCATTCCTGTGTGATATCATGTAGTTACCGTCACCTGTTTTTTCCTGCAGTGGCAGTGGGATAATAGGTATCACAGAGCCAAGAAGAGTAGCAGCTGTCAGCATGTCCCACAGAGTGGCCAAAGAGATGAACCTGTCCACGCGGTAACACACATTTGCTTGGTGTagatatacttttttttttattattaaataaaatccaCAGACTTGAAgagtacacagaatatttagtttttgaaaCCCCTTTGTGACAAGCCTGGGAATCGAAATCTGtaaattttgtaaattaaatggTAGTATATGTTTGTACATCTGTGTTTAGGGTGGTGTCGTACCAGATTCGATATGAAGGGAACGTGACCAGCGACACCAAGATCAAGTTCATGACAGATGGTGTTCTACTGAAGGAGATTCAGAAGGTATCATCTTTACTTTCCATGaagtaatttaataaaatataataaatatcacAAACTTTGGCCTACTGGCATTTCTGATTCCATTTTACCATGAAACTAGGTAGTGGAGAAACATCCAGGTGACTTCTGCTTTCCTTCATGACTACTGAGAGACAGgacaacagacagcaacagagtcagagggacagacagagagatttgATTGTGCAATAACGTTTATGTTTAGTCTTTGTATGTAAGAGGACCCAGCTTTGCCAACTGTAATTTTCAGAAACAAATATTGCCTTCTATTACAGTAAATTTACATctacattttcaatttcaacttGGTGGGCTTAACCGAAACTAAAATTAAGATTAATTATTTGggcattttttgcctttattggatagggacagaggcagacaggaaacggGGGGAACGGTCGCCGGCTAGAATCAAGCTGGCGACAGTTGCGACTGTGTTGCCATGCGGCATGCGCTGTAACCATTTGGCTACCAAGGCGCTACcatttttttgataaaacaaaagaaaaacatttttgtaaaggTTCCTATGAGTGCTCTTATTTTAGCTGATTATATCAGAAATAATGGGGGGGCGGGGTATcattaaaaaacagatttctgctCATGTAGTGGTGAGATAccatatttatatttcacacTGAGCCCACTTTAATCTTTTGAAGGATGATGTGAAAGATAAAAGAACCTTTTCAATCTGAAATATAACTGAGTCAACTTAAAATATCTCTATTTTAATGAGCCATTTTGTCAATATAAACATGGGTAATGGGAAAGTTGAAAACTGACTGAAAGCATTTTTCGTTCACATCAATAATTGACTTGTTTGTAATACACAGTTAATTTTATCTGCATGAGCCTTTAATTGCCTTGATGTTTCTGCAATTttttgagtgtctgtgtgtcttgtCTCATAGGATTTCCTGCTCCAGAGATACAGTGTGATAATCATAGACGAGGCTCATGAGAGGAGTGTGTACACAGATATCCTCATTGGACTGTTGTCTCGTATTGTCCCGCTCAGAAACAAGGCAAGAGACTCTgctgtgtttcatgtttttggtgTGAAAAGTCACACCCTTAATGTTTAAAGCTTGAATTACACACAGCATGACGTtatgtttcactgtgttttattcatttgaatcCCTTCTCTATTTGTTACCCTGCTCCCACTCTTCACGTCTCTGCAGAAAGGTATGCCCATGAAGTTGCTGGTCATGTCAGCTACTCTGCGAGTGGAGGACTTCACAGAGAACACGAAGCTGTTTCAGATGCCTCCGCCCGTCATCAAGGTGGACGCTCGCCAGTTCCCGGTCACTATACATTTCAACAAACGCACCCCGCTGGATGATTACACCGGGGAAGTTTTCCACAAAATCTGCAAGATCCACCGGATGCTGCCTCCAGGTGCACACACACGGCACATTTCTCagattttgtactttttagtattaagatttatttattacaaaactAAATTGAAGTATGGGGTGAAAAATATCATAAAAGAACATTTGAAGATAATCAATCTTTCTATTTCGCTATTCTTATGTTATATGATTAAAATACTTGTTTTACTCTGAGCTTAGCTGGCCTCCTTCTTAACTAATTGATACCAGTTTTTCCTCATCTAAGAGCACAAGTTATCTAACTAACTAATTAAACACACAAGTTTAACCTCGGAATAAACAATTCCATTATTAATAGACAGAATTATACTATCATTTAATTAACAGATCAgtacaatgacaaaaatataataaaacacttggactctgatttattattatttttccatttattaaaatattttttaagttgatcagattaaaaaaagaaatgagaatCTTGTAGCTCACATTGATAGCTGTGTTTGTTGAGATGTGGTGGGATGCATGAAGAATTGCAAATTGTTAGTTAATATTTATCAGTGTGGTTTTTCTAAATGTGAACTGAACATTCATACAGAGTGATTTGCAGTAAGTAAGCAGGAAAAACTGTGATTGCTGGAGTTtaaccttcacacacactctgatgcCATGTCTCCGTCCTTCAGGTGGTATCCTGGTGTTTCTGACCGGTCAGGCAGAGGTTCACAGTCTGTGCAGAAGACTGAGAAAAGCTTTCCCCTACAGAAGGTGTAACACAACCACTGGTGGGTGTAACACACACCTGTTTGCCCCCTCATGCTCTGACATATCTCTGagtatgtttttgtatatttacatgttttttgtgttcagGTGAAGACGAGGAAGCAGACACCTCAGAGGCGATAAGGAAGTTTAAGAAGGCCAAACAGAAGAAGACTGTAGTAAGTCTACTTTTAGTAAAAATGCCCCTAAAAGCCTCTTTAACccatttatgtatgtgtttttttgggATGTGATTAAAGCCACCTCTGTCCTCGACAGACATTTCTTTTGTACGTATTTAAAGAGAGTGTTCTGTCTCCAGTCTCTGCCCCGAATCGACTTGGATAACTACTCTGCCCTCCCAGTGGATGAAGGGGACGAGGACAGAGAGGCTGGGATCGGagacgaggaggaagaaggCTCTGACCTGGAGATCGGAGACGATCCCGCCAAT
This sequence is a window from Siniperca chuatsi isolate FFG_IHB_CAS linkage group LG5, ASM2008510v1, whole genome shotgun sequence. Protein-coding genes within it:
- the gp1bb gene encoding platelet glycoprotein Ib beta chain, which codes for MKGLLLPCLLLLFGGQRSSACPHLCSCHGSQVNCSSRFLTSSSLPTSFPAETTELRLHNNLLSSLPNGLLDDLKSLRSVSLHGNPWICDCGVLYLRAWLLRQPATLTSHLGVNCSFPPGLRGRLVVYLTEEEVLESCHYWYCDLALASQVCLFVFVVVQACVLVALLVFLRRFEKLSKVAKRTTEESFTAMEGLRENEYVPLKDCSF
- the dhx37 gene encoding probable ATP-dependent RNA helicase DHX37, which produces MGKLRKKHNWRGRQKSDPQQPAGEEKTEIVVELQDGGRLKGVDESNALVLPANKAKKKKASVTPVSTKKPLTKKQRKELQKVLERKEKKAQRADILTKLAEVQLPESELKLLYTTSKLGTGDKLYQTKQSSDEIKDEDSGPKISSVSGANRKRKWKDDEDVEEEQKAEESIDLDTSSDDDEEDEDVNETTEMSESKETTSPCQETENKQEVKGEQHKTEQDGQNEKKITDQEKVPNKKPSQPAIFVPVDRLPEIQEARLKLPVLAEEQVIMEAVRENPCVVICGETGSGKTTQVPQFLYEAGYASGSGIIGITEPRRVAAVSMSHRVAKEMNLSTRVVSYQIRYEGNVTSDTKIKFMTDGVLLKEIQKDFLLQRYSVIIIDEAHERSVYTDILIGLLSRIVPLRNKKGMPMKLLVMSATLRVEDFTENTKLFQMPPPVIKVDARQFPVTIHFNKRTPLDDYTGEVFHKICKIHRMLPPGGILVFLTGQAEVHSLCRRLRKAFPYRRCNTTTGEDEEADTSEAIRKFKKAKQKKTVSLPRIDLDNYSALPVDEGDEDREAGIGDEEEEGSDLEIGDDPANAEEKADPSIPLYVLPLYSLLAPEQQAKVFRPPPPGTRLCVVATNVAETSLTIPGIKYVVDCGRVKKRFYDRVTGVSSFKVTWTSQASANQRAGRAGRTEPGHCYRLYSSAVFGDFSLFSEAEITRRPVEDLVLQMKDLNIDKVVNFPFPTSPSAEALVAAEQLLVSLGALQEPPRTGSVKEMERARLSCPITPLGRAMASFPVAPRYAKMLALGKQQDCLPYIIAVVAAMTVRELFEDLDRPAGSEDESSKLAQRRARLTQMRRLWAGQGASLQLGDLMVMLGAVGACEYAGCTPKFCEENGMRYKAMVEIRRLRGQLTNAVNAVCPEVGVFVNPKMTPPTEHQVVCLRQIVLAGLGDHLARRVQAEDILDPKWKNGYKTPLMDEPVFIHPTSALFKTLPEFVVYQEIMETTKMYMRGVSAVEAEWVPQLLPQYCHFGSPLDSPSPWFCSSTGSIKCHRSSTFFRVAWQLPAVEMDYPDGLERYKLFAKFLLEGQVCPKLKKHSSNLLSNPSIMLKTWAKLQPRTEALLGVLVSKRVDCRDALLSVWKTEDKFLLSAYCQWLPEAMHQEVAKSWPPI